From Vicinamibacterales bacterium, a single genomic window includes:
- a CDS encoding amidohydrolase family protein, with protein sequence MTQRLLSAAALASLTIAVVTAQPGPELSAAVRAYVKVDAPVIALTHVRVIDGTGAAPREDQTLIIRDGNIAAIGDAARVPVPDGATTIDLTGKSVMPGLVMVHEHLYYPNGPGVYGQLGESFSRLYLSGGVTTMRTGGNVNGFMDLNMARLVETGQKPGPAIDATAPYLNGPNTFIQMRTLKGPEDARKQVQYWTGEGATSLKTYMQITRGELAAAINEAHRRGIKVTGHLCSVTYGEAANLGIDNLEHGFFAATDFVTDKKPDLCPGQAAGQKAIAALDENGAPFKALVKTLIDKKVALTSTLTVFETFTPGRPKPPGLEVLTPQLRDQFEQAYARTAQSQDSIYSTLFAKGMALERAFARAGGMLLAGTDPTGGGGVIPGFSNQRQVELLVDAGFTPLEAISISTLNGAKYLGRDARVGSLAPGKQADLVVIGGNPAATIADIRKVETVFKQGIGYDPAKLIASVTGRAGLW encoded by the coding sequence ATGACACAACGACTCCTGAGTGCCGCGGCGCTGGCTTCCCTGACGATCGCGGTCGTGACCGCGCAACCTGGACCCGAGCTGTCGGCCGCGGTTCGCGCCTACGTCAAGGTCGACGCACCGGTCATTGCACTCACCCACGTCCGAGTCATCGACGGCACCGGCGCCGCCCCGCGCGAGGATCAGACGCTGATCATCCGCGACGGCAACATCGCCGCCATTGGTGATGCCGCTCGCGTGCCGGTCCCGGACGGCGCGACGACAATCGACCTCACCGGCAAGAGCGTGATGCCAGGGCTGGTGATGGTCCACGAGCACCTCTATTACCCGAACGGTCCCGGCGTGTACGGCCAGTTGGGCGAGAGCTTCTCGCGTCTTTACCTGTCGGGCGGCGTCACCACCATGCGCACGGGTGGCAACGTCAACGGCTTCATGGACCTGAACATGGCCAGGCTGGTGGAGACCGGCCAGAAGCCCGGGCCCGCCATCGACGCGACCGCGCCGTACCTGAACGGGCCGAACACCTTCATCCAGATGCGGACGCTGAAGGGTCCGGAAGACGCGCGTAAGCAGGTTCAATACTGGACCGGCGAAGGCGCCACCTCGCTCAAGACCTACATGCAGATCACGCGCGGCGAGCTGGCCGCCGCCATCAACGAGGCCCATCGTCGCGGCATCAAGGTCACCGGCCACTTGTGCTCGGTGACCTACGGGGAGGCGGCCAACCTCGGCATCGACAACCTCGAGCACGGCTTCTTCGCGGCCACCGACTTCGTGACCGACAAGAAGCCGGACCTCTGCCCCGGCCAGGCCGCCGGCCAGAAGGCCATTGCCGCACTCGACGAGAACGGCGCGCCGTTCAAGGCTCTGGTCAAGACCTTGATCGACAAGAAGGTGGCGCTGACCTCAACGCTGACGGTGTTCGAGACCTTCACGCCCGGACGCCCGAAGCCGCCCGGCCTGGAAGTGCTCACGCCGCAACTGCGCGACCAGTTCGAGCAGGCCTATGCGCGCACGGCGCAGAGCCAGGACTCCATCTACAGCACGCTGTTCGCCAAGGGCATGGCCCTCGAACGCGCGTTCGCCAGGGCCGGTGGAATGCTGCTTGCCGGAACCGACCCGACCGGCGGCGGCGGGGTGATTCCCGGCTTCTCCAACCAGCGGCAGGTGGAGTTACTGGTCGATGCCGGCTTCACGCCGCTCGAGGCCATCTCGATCTCGACGCTGAACGGCGCAAAGTACCTCGGCCGCGATGCGCGCGTCGGCTCGCTGGCCCCGGGCAAGCAGGCCGACCTCGTGGTGATCGGCGGCAACCCGGCCGCGACGATTGCGGATATCCGCAAGGTCGAGACCGTCTTCAAGCAAGGCATTGGCTACGATCCCGCGAAGCTGATCGCGTCGGTCACCGGCCGCGCGGGGCTCTGGTAG
- a CDS encoding prenyltransferase/squalene oxidase repeat-containing protein, which yields MSFQAPTGPPSPVITKGVAYLRSELPKSRNADAVRAMLEASARGYDVGASLDDTLLFLKQPSQWDTAPGAGDKALAHVQFASALAAAELRGKAASTDLMEAAKVLIADQNADGSWTLDQPGTVASAAAYGTILATWLARSALISSGKQPDDFPIVQADRWIRGLAAESVLEASAILLALELSGDVMAENLRRTALGIVRTGQAAGGGWGATADAAPQVFDTALAVLALSALNVEPRIARSTYRPEELLEAIAKGKAYIESQQRPDGSWTETTRPAGPENSAQRISTTGWALLAVLAR from the coding sequence ATGTCGTTTCAGGCTCCGACCGGCCCGCCTTCTCCTGTGATCACCAAGGGCGTCGCGTACCTGCGATCCGAATTGCCGAAGTCGCGGAACGCCGATGCGGTCCGCGCGATGCTCGAGGCGAGCGCGCGCGGCTACGACGTCGGCGCCTCGCTGGACGACACCCTGCTGTTCCTGAAACAGCCGTCGCAGTGGGACACGGCGCCCGGCGCAGGCGACAAGGCGCTCGCGCACGTGCAGTTCGCGAGCGCGCTCGCGGCGGCCGAACTCCGCGGCAAGGCGGCGAGCACCGATCTGATGGAAGCGGCGAAGGTGCTGATCGCCGATCAGAATGCCGACGGCTCGTGGACGCTCGACCAGCCAGGCACCGTCGCCTCGGCAGCGGCCTACGGCACGATTCTCGCCACCTGGCTGGCCCGCTCGGCGCTGATCTCCTCGGGCAAGCAGCCCGACGATTTCCCGATCGTGCAAGCGGATCGCTGGATCCGCGGCCTGGCGGCGGAGAGTGTGCTCGAGGCGTCGGCCATCCTGCTGGCGCTGGAACTCTCCGGCGACGTGATGGCCGAGAACCTCCGCCGAACTGCCCTCGGCATCGTGCGGACGGGCCAGGCGGCGGGCGGCGGCTGGGGGGCCACCGCGGATGCGGCGCCGCAGGTGTTCGATACCGCGCTCGCCGTGCTGGCGCTCAGCGCGCTCAACGTCGAGCCGCGGATCGCGCGCTCGACCTACCGCCCCGAAGAGTTGCTGGAAGCCATTGCCAAGGGCAAGGCCTATATCGAATCGCAACAGCGGCCCGATGGCAGCTGGACCGAGACGACGAGGCCCGCCGGGCCGGAGAATTCCGCCCAGCGCATCTCAACCACCGGCTGGGCGCTGCTCGCCGTGCTGGCGCGATAA
- a CDS encoding multicopper oxidase domain-containing protein has translation MRRRDALHLLGMAPFANLARSLERQAAPAKPPDVEIVLTAAPAEVSLLPGAPTRVLQFRAKLVRGPADTVTAVPDSYLGPVLRLKKGQRVRIHFENRTGESSIVHWHGLDVPERADGHPRLAVEHGRDYTHDFEVTNRAGTYWYHPHPHMRTAAQVYQGLAGLVLVSDPEEDALQLPSGAGELLCVLQDRRFDAKNQFVYLDAGQMGGMGRGRGMMGMGGGMGQMMATMNGWLGDRMLVSGRVQPAIDVDRRTYRVRLLNGSNSRFYKLAWSDESPITAIGNDGGLFERPRTMRTLTLAPGQRADVLLDLSSHAAGATVQLRSVGFPAGHAGSVGMMGDTSPVPQGAPLTLMTLRVSNRQGPRVAAPARLSSLDWRAQPAAPVRRVPLTFMQMTWLLDGRTFDMAEVSAAETVKAGSTQIWEIENQTNPMGMAMAHPIHVHGTQFRVLSRTGGSANALRDGIHDDGWTDTVLVLPGETVRAQLTFSRHPGLYLYHCHILEHEDMGMMRNLRIT, from the coding sequence ATGCGACGACGTGACGCGCTCCACCTGCTCGGCATGGCCCCATTCGCCAATCTGGCGCGGTCTCTCGAGCGGCAAGCCGCGCCGGCCAAGCCCCCCGACGTCGAAATCGTCCTGACGGCCGCCCCGGCCGAGGTCAGCCTGTTGCCTGGTGCGCCGACTCGCGTGCTGCAGTTCCGCGCGAAGCTGGTGCGAGGTCCCGCAGACACCGTGACGGCCGTGCCGGATTCGTACCTGGGGCCGGTGCTTCGCCTCAAGAAGGGCCAGCGCGTCCGCATCCACTTCGAGAACCGGACCGGCGAGTCGTCCATCGTGCACTGGCACGGGCTCGACGTGCCCGAGCGCGCCGACGGCCATCCGCGGCTGGCCGTCGAGCACGGCCGCGACTACACCCACGACTTCGAAGTCACCAATCGCGCGGGCACCTATTGGTATCACCCGCATCCGCACATGCGGACCGCGGCGCAGGTCTACCAGGGCCTCGCCGGTCTGGTGCTGGTTTCCGATCCTGAAGAGGATGCGCTGCAGTTGCCCTCGGGCGCCGGCGAGTTGCTGTGCGTGCTGCAGGACCGGCGCTTCGACGCCAAGAACCAGTTTGTCTACCTGGACGCCGGGCAGATGGGCGGCATGGGCCGGGGCCGCGGCATGATGGGCATGGGCGGCGGCATGGGCCAGATGATGGCAACCATGAACGGCTGGCTGGGCGACAGGATGCTGGTCAGCGGCCGCGTGCAGCCCGCCATCGACGTCGATCGCCGCACCTATCGCGTGCGGCTGCTGAACGGCTCGAATTCCCGCTTCTACAAGCTCGCCTGGAGCGATGAGTCGCCGATCACCGCGATCGGCAACGACGGCGGCCTGTTCGAACGGCCGCGGACGATGCGCACCCTGACCCTGGCGCCTGGCCAGCGCGCCGACGTGCTGCTCGACCTGTCGTCGCACGCCGCCGGCGCCACCGTGCAGCTGCGCAGCGTCGGCTTCCCCGCCGGGCACGCCGGCAGCGTCGGGATGATGGGCGACACGTCGCCCGTGCCGCAAGGCGCGCCGCTCACCCTGATGACGCTGCGGGTGTCGAACCGGCAGGGCCCGCGGGTCGCCGCACCGGCCCGCCTGTCTTCGCTCGACTGGCGCGCGCAGCCCGCCGCGCCCGTGCGGCGCGTGCCGCTGACCTTCATGCAGATGACGTGGCTGCTCGACGGACGCACCTTCGACATGGCCGAGGTCAGCGCCGCCGAAACGGTGAAGGCCGGGTCCACGCAGATCTGGGAGATCGAGAACCAGACCAACCCGATGGGCATGGCGATGGCGCATCCCATCCACGTGCACGGCACGCAGTTCCGCGTGCTGTCGCGCACCGGCGGTTCGGCCAACGCCCTGCGGGACGGCATCCACGATGACGGCTGGACCGACACGGTGCTGGTGTTGCCCGGCGAAACCGTGCGCGCGCAGTTAACCTTCTCGCGCCATCCGGGTCTATACCTGTATCACTGTCACATCCTCGAACACGAAGACATGGGCATGATGCGCAACCTTCGGATTACCTGA
- a CDS encoding acyltransferase family protein: MAEPAPRLESIDRLRGLIMIVMAIDHASFMIGRFHSGEMWAGLWTRYASPVAFLTRFVTHFCAPGFFFLMGVGISLLVEARSRQGWSAGRISRFVATRGLLLVLVSFFLEIPAWLIGLISSRAQSPIGADAVIPGDGPPMFVFTVLVGLGLSMVLASAFIRARTIVWAALAVTALTASAVLTPGPEGLLIPHGFLTRLLLIPGLTHHIWVQYPVVPWFGITALGVVFGRWIAHDRAKAFASLPWIGLAALVAAITLRALGGFGNIRIPRDTSWIEFLNLIKYPPALVFTLLTLGVNVLVLALFDRVRERAGRLGQWLQVFGQAPMAFYLAHLWLYALVGAAGFRDGTGYPTVYVIWAASLWPLYAVTRRYRDFKQTKSVDSHWRMF, from the coding sequence GTGGCTGAGCCCGCGCCGCGACTGGAGTCAATCGATCGTCTCCGCGGCCTGATCATGATCGTGATGGCGATCGATCACGCCAGCTTCATGATCGGCCGCTTCCATTCGGGCGAGATGTGGGCCGGCCTGTGGACACGCTACGCCAGTCCGGTCGCCTTTCTCACGCGCTTCGTGACGCACTTCTGCGCGCCCGGCTTCTTCTTCCTGATGGGCGTCGGCATCAGCCTGCTGGTCGAGGCCCGCAGCAGGCAGGGCTGGAGCGCCGGACGGATCTCGCGCTTCGTGGCCACCCGCGGCCTATTGCTCGTCCTCGTCAGCTTCTTTCTGGAGATCCCCGCGTGGCTGATTGGGCTCATCTCATCCCGCGCCCAGTCACCGATCGGCGCCGATGCCGTGATCCCAGGTGACGGTCCACCGATGTTCGTCTTCACGGTGCTGGTCGGTCTCGGCCTGTCGATGGTGCTGGCGTCGGCGTTCATCCGCGCGCGCACGATCGTGTGGGCGGCCCTCGCCGTGACCGCGCTGACCGCGAGCGCTGTGTTGACGCCGGGTCCGGAGGGGTTGTTGATCCCGCACGGCTTCCTCACCCGGCTGCTGCTGATTCCAGGCTTGACCCATCACATCTGGGTGCAGTACCCGGTCGTTCCCTGGTTCGGCATCACGGCGCTTGGCGTGGTGTTCGGACGGTGGATCGCACACGACCGCGCGAAGGCGTTTGCCAGCCTGCCGTGGATCGGTCTTGCCGCGCTGGTCGCGGCGATCACGCTGCGCGCCCTGGGTGGCTTCGGCAACATTCGGATTCCGCGCGACACCTCGTGGATCGAGTTCCTGAACCTCATCAAGTACCCGCCCGCGCTGGTCTTCACGCTGCTCACGCTGGGCGTGAACGTTCTTGTCCTGGCGCTATTTGATCGCGTGCGGGAGCGGGCGGGACGCCTCGGGCAGTGGCTGCAGGTGTTCGGCCAGGCGCCGATGGCGTTCTACCTGGCCCACCTATGGCTCTATGCACTGGTCGGCGCCGCCGGGTTTCGAGACGGCACTGGCTACCCGACGGTTTACGTGATCTGGGCCGCGAGCCTGTGGCCGCTGTACGCGGTGACGCGGCGCTACCGGGACTTCAAGCAGACCAAGTCTGTTGACTCGCACTGGCGGATGTTCTGA